AGGAGGCGAATGTTCATCTGAGTTCCTGCGTAAATGAGAGGGACCCAATTACTCTTACTAACTGCGATGTCTTCAGTTTTCTCATCGCAAAGGATAGCAGGCTGTCATGGCGTCCGATGATCTGGGCGACTAGAATCCCGGTGCAGTCCATGTCGTCATCCCATTCTAACTGTcatggtgagggacgaggccggtccactgcgtccggagcgAATGGACGACCAGTTGTTTTTGGATGGGTGGTTTGTGGTGTGTAATGGATGCCGGGCAGTTCGGCCCAAGCATAGTTCTTCTCGTAGGGATCTGAGACTGAATTCACAGGGCAAGATATTTCCTTCATATGCAGGGTGAGAAAGCGGACTTGGTAAAAGGATACGCCTACATTCAACCCAATGGTACCCATCCGCGTCATGGTCCACGGTAGCgtttgaagaataaatccagtTTCCACACTCTGCATgaatatgctaatgaggtataGTACGTCAGCAAGTATCATTAGCATATTAATGACGATATGTGCCTTTGGAACCTTCTTTTCCTGAAACTGCAACGAGAAGAACCGACTTAAGTTGATTGCTGCAGTGTAATTTTGCCAAAGAAGACAGATGGTTTGATAAAATGACGTtttcttaaaggcctacaccttctattaaaaaaatacatgcaattcgtaattgaatttgagagtGTCGCTTAAAAGAAATTAGCATATTACTTTCTGTTGCGACAGACAGTCGGAGTTAATCGTATTTCGTCGTTCGAGCGGTTGCGTAACGCTTCCTAATATACTGATAAGAATCCAATTCTCCATATTatattaggaagtgactatttggcaagcccggctcaccaaacagcgcctttttttgCCCTAGATgaagagccgaactcatgcatattcaaccatccaggagctcattatcattcgtggcaacacggtcagcaacactgaagttacagtgaaacgccttaaatgcacactaatgcatttaacatgcttatcagttaaatcatgtttatgactttttttgtaaatccatacagtcatgtacatgtacgtgcttcttcatggattattgaccaaaacccgagtttagtaacagaaattgaatcgagagcgggaagtcggccattgttaaatatgcgcatataaattcgaatatgacgtcactgctctctgattggccaacatgttgtaacctctccggctcgccaaagagggtagtatttttgccctgtttggcaagcccggcttgaacagagtggctttttagtgctgtttggcaagcggctctccaaacaggacaaaaaaagatgcctgttcggcgagcggcttgccaaatagacccggccattatATTATTCAGAAATTCGTATCTTCCGCATCGCTCAAGAACTAAATACGCTTTATACGAATTCTTTGTAATGTAACAGATTTCTTGCAACGATTACAAAGAATTCGTCTTCGTCAATCGGAACACGTAAGCAATGCGGAACCACATTAATACTTACAACCCACTGTGATTGGTGGAGCAGCGCAGACCACGtgaacaagatggccgccacgcCCAGTCCGTAACCTATTTTTGGCAACAATTCTCTCTGTAATTGGAAGAGCAAAGGCATCAGCTGTCATATTCGTGACGGAGTATGTAGAAATGGCAAGGAGAACAAAATCATTGGTGTCATCTTAAAGTAACATGCCTAACAAAAAATAGGTCCTCTAAAAGACAAAGCCAGAAAATAACATGGTGTGGTCGAGCAGGGCCTGGttgtcaaaacaagttttgtcacgaacgctggcattaactttaacttgccgttatctccttcagttaagcccattTGAGCTAACACCGAGTtaagataacgccagcgttagtgacaacagTCGATTTGAGCAACCGGGCCCAGACCTTTGATTAAAGACAACATTATTGTATTTCTTAACTTTCGGAGCTGtgtttttatatttcatatGTCAAGTCTGTGATGAATGAACATTTTAAATGTAAAGCACCTTAGAGCATTGCTTTTATGAAtagggcgctatagaaatgttttattataataataaaaaaatttttttaaataataatAAAGGGTGGAGAAACTCACCATAAAGTCAACCTCGATCTCAATGTCGGGGCCGCCATGGTCAGCATGCAATAGAACCCGGGTCCGGTGCGTCATCATGGGGAGGCCGGTCCCTATTTTAGATGACCCCAATGGCGTCCATTGTTTACTCCAGTGGAACCAAGATCCTAAGTACATGAAGGATATCACGAACGGCGTCACAAATACTAGATTGTTCATATTGCGGTCTTTTTCGAAATAGTTATATTTATTGCCTGGAAAGAAAGAAAGGAGATAAGGTGATGACGACCAATCACGTGATCATAACTGATGAGCAACTCGATAAATGAGCCGTCTGTCCAAAATATTATTCTATCATAAGTGAGGCCCACACACGGAATATCAAATTATGTCATCTGGACATTAGTACTTCATAATGTCATCTAGACTCCAGGGGAAGTCTATTTCACCATCCTGATCGTCTCTTCTCATGCgacgggacgaggccggtccacgtTTGGATTGTAGATGTCATTCAGACATCAGCGAAATGCTGTCAGAAGGGTGTCCGAGTGACATCGTGTGAGGTTTATGTCGTTCAGAGACGTCATCAGTGGATTTTCCCAAAGTACCAATTGACCTTTTAGCTTCATGGTCTTGTGTAGTTCAATACTTCAGAATGCCGAAAACGACAATCTAGCTTAGCCAAAATCATAGTATATATAAATACCTTTACATCTCTGAAAGCACCATCCCCCATTTTGGTAAATTTTGACCAGGGCAAAGTAAATCCAGAAAGCAATGTCGGCAAGCACCAAATAGCTGGCAAGTATGATCTGGAAAAAAGGGCAGAGAGTTGGTAAAGTGATGACAACATGTCTGAAGTATTGTGTTAATGTTCATCTCGTGTATATGGAAACAATGGTCTCCGCGACATAGCAGTGTACGGTGGGTGTCTGGCAGGGGTGCATATTGGAACAGGGTGCGCGGGTAATATCGCAATTGTAACACGTGCCTGGCATCGCTGAACCTCAGACCAAAACTCGGCACTAAAGACCGAGCTTATATGAGGATACGACTGACACTGGATTTTCGCGGATGGTGGATGATCGCATACTGGGCGGCGACGGCGACACGTGTACCTACTTGGCTAGAGAGTTGTTTGGCGAGGATAGCTCCGAGCAAGCTGAGGCAGTCAGGCGCTGTGAAGTGAAGGAGGACGAGGGCGGAGAACCACGCCTTCTTGGATGTGTATTGCTCATGGCGGAGGCGTAAAAGTCTGAAGAGACGAAAATAATAAGAacgtgactatttggcaagcccgaccTACCAAACAACACCATGTTACCCAGGATGGAGAGTCGAACTCATTTATACTTAGCACTCCAGGAGCTCATTAACATACATGGCAACGCGGTCAACAACACTACTGGATGTATAGCGAAGGACCTTATAACCAATGTACCCGATCTATTtattcggcgagcggcttgccaaatatcaCCAGCCAATAAATTTAATATACTTATGATGTTAtttaaggccgggtctatttggcaagccgctcgccgaacaggcatcttttttgtcctgtttggagagccgcttgccaaacagcactaaaaagccaccctgttcggcaaaccaggcttgccaaacagggcaaaaatactaccctctttggcgagccggagaggttacaacatgttggccaatcagagagcagtgatgtcatattcgaatttatatgcgcatatttaacaatggccgacttcctgctctcgattcaatttcagttactaaactcgggttttggtcaataatccatgaagaagcatgtacatgtacatgactgtatggatttacaaaaaaagtcataaacgtgatttaactgataagcatgttaaatgcattagtgtgcatttctaaaggcgtttcactgtaactccagtgttgctgaccgtgttgccacgaatgataatgagctcctggatggttgaatatgcatgggttcggctctccatctagggcagaaaaaaggcgctgtttggtgagccgggcttgccaaatagtcacttcctattaaTTAACAGTGCTTTTACTTCACAAATTAGTTCCAAGTAGAAGAAAACATAGGTTTCACTTTCGTCGAACCTTGTCATAGGATGACGTCAAGAGTCGGAATCACACGTGACTTAACAATGTTGTCCCATTTTCTGTTAGCATCGGAGTGGTCCCCGTCACCATTAACCTGGACGTACATAGCAAAACCTCCCctatcctgaacttcaggctaCTCGGTACTAACGACCGAGCTTTTGTAACGTGTGAGGTGGGGACTGGGCTTAGGAGGATACGACTGgctctggtttttcgaggataCACCTCCCCTGACTTAGCCTATCGACGATCTCTTTTAATTTGTACCCAAGATTCTGTGAATTCCTCGATGTATCATTGAATAGCGAACCTGATGAGGATCGAGAACTGGTATCAAGAGAACTTAATTGacttacataacatgtatcaCAATCCATACAGCTATCGCAAGCATGCCCATGATAAATCCTAGCAACTGCTGCGGTCCTTCCACGCACTGTTGCAAATGTTGCCATATCCAGGGGTCGCCACCTGTACAACCCGGCGCTGTGAGGTCATAATGGCTGGGCTCGAAtgcctcgtcatcgtcatcgtggcCGGCGTGGAGTAATTTGCGAAGTGCTGGCATCTGAAAGAAGAAtgttgttcatgatgacatttgCAGTAAGTAACTAAATCCGCTCCCTCGTGTTAATTCGAAAAGCTACGACGACGCCTCCTAGCGTCAGATATTTGCTAACTAGTTCTACAAAACGTATGACGTCAACCGTTTTAAAGAACTAGATTGTGCCATGGGTTTGGCCCCTGTTACAATACTTGTTAATATCAAGGAAGTTATGCATAAAACTTCCTTTATCACGTGTCTACTCAATATCTACGAATGAAGCGATGGGTGCCGGTGTTGCAGTTTTAATGACCTCCTTGGAAAAGTCATCTTCATCCACAACTATCCCACGTTTAAAAAGTGCACAAGATTGTGTGGCGAAACCTCCTTGTGGAGacccgagtctttcaaataaatatgaaAGACTATGTGGAGACATAACTAGTCACTGACTGTAAAAGTGGTTGCTTATATAGTCAACGTTGCCCTAATAGTTATCAATTCGAAGAAAGTGCAGTGCCTACCTTAAGGTCCAGTGGCACAGTCCCAACCTGATATTTTTAAAGGGACAGCAACAATCTAAGCCTAGTCACCACCTCTCTCGTATAGTTACCATCACAAGTTTAGGCACTGCAAAAAAATCGTTCGAACGATGTATCCATTTGTTAAAGAGTAGGTCCTGTACTACACATGGCCAAAACACATACGACAATCATTCCAATGCGTACACAGCTGGGTATGTTGTGGTACCCACATGTATATGTATGGCCATATCGAGAGGTAATTACACATGCCCATATTAAGCCCGTACGGTTAGAACACGCTTATTTTGACGAATGTATCAACAGTGATTATAATTGTAAAAAGGCCTAGGATAAAGCATGGTTTCGTTTGTTGGACATTTTAGGCCGAGGTGACCCCCGGGGCGACCCCTAATATGGTGGTCATGGTCCCGAGTACCATGAGTATGAAAGACCCTCGACCTCCTATCGGACTTTACGCTATAAAATTCACAATAATCACATAAATCAACCATTTGCAAGTCACATTTTGAGGCTGTAGGTTTATACAGCGTCCCTGCCCATTCGCTTCGCCGAGACACTGTTACCAAGTAAAACATCACATTTTGACAAAACTTGCATGATATGCTGATTAGATTATTGGCATATGCTTATTGATATAGATTAATCATCAATTAATCCGCTgtattattaatattatcaCATCTGGTACCATGTGAGATCTGTGTGTGAAATGCATAAAGCCTGATCAAAAATGATTTGCATTACACCGTAAATAACCAAAGGTTTTCAATTACCAGCCTTTGTACATTAACCGCTGCTTGTCTTTTCCTAGCTTTTGAGTTAGCTACGTGTTCGTTAGGCCAACTTTAAAGGGACGCTATAGGCTGGATCCATAGACGGGCCAGATTAAGCTAAACGAAGTCGCCTGCAGTAGATCCTCTCCTCTCTCATAGTATCGAAACAATTCACATTTGTATACAagggatatcatattataacTACGAATCAAACACCACCCAGTTCCCGAACTGtgcataacatgtacatgtatatcagacgCCTGATCATGAAGACCTCCAATTCGACCCCCTTGCTCCTGCCAACAGTCCTATTGGATTGATATAGGACTGTTACCCTGTGTTTTATAGTAACGGAAGAAAAAGATTGAAATAAACAGAGAGATCGATTCATAACCTTACCTTATCGGCACTTTCCTTTTCTCTGCTACGATTCTGTTGTTCTGGTACCCATGCCAACCTCTGTTGCCGATAGAGTCTTATTCCGAAGTAAACCAAGCTGTTTACCCCTGCATTACATTATCATGTATGTATATAATGTTAAATGATTTTATCAAATCGATCCCGGTTTATTGCCCTGCCGGGTCTGGCTGCCACATCTGGTAGACTCTTAACAATGAGATCGAAGTATTTGTGTATCTTTTGAATGGGAGTGGAGGCAGATGGTTGGGACGGTAAAACTTGAGGGGCATGACGGGCCCCTTGGAATGATGGGCCCCATAAGTGTTTAACAGCCCAGGCATCTTACAAAAAAGAACACATTTGGGTGATGATGGATTTAACCTTGATACTGTGATGTTTcgttattattttcgttatGCTTTAAGTTAATTCCACTTGACGAATGGCTGTTGGTCAGTCTAGGCTGAGGTATAGTGAAGGTGTCTCCTTTGACCAGTCATTTTTTAAAACATGCGCATTCCTGGTCATCTGTATTCCAGCAGGAGAATTATTTGAGTACATTGGGATGCATCCTGGAGCCATGACCTCCGTACTGCCATATGCTCATTTCAATATACActcccgcctctcgatatttgtaTCAAAAACTCAACCACTCTGCCGCCACTTCAGCAccacccgtggggcctaatggtattaggctaccaAAAACGTAATTTCTCGCCCACCAGCCTAGTTTGTATCAGCACCGATAGAGGCGCTTCTAGGTTCCGAAGTTTATGCattaattatgcaaatgagtaaACCTCCTTCATTGCGTGTTTTTCGGAATTCACCAAATCGCGATTTTGTCATTTCACCCCAAGATATGCCATTTTCTGTGTTATGTAAATAAAGGTATACTCGTTTGAATACAATGTGGTCTTTAGGAATCTCATGTATAGATTCGTTTCCACGGCAGAACAACATACAGATTTGCAGAGTTTGTCGTGTTGCAGaagtttttcaatttcttctttgAGTTTCTTCGatcttttcatcaaattcatgGCTGCCAGGATGGTCAGTCACtcagtgtgtcccaaaaaattGCCACACAATTTCGGCTATTTGTATTTCGCAAAGATCATAGTTACTTTGTGTAGGCTGCTGACATTAATCTTGGTATTTCTATGTAATCTTCTAATTCAACAGGACAATGGGGCAATGTCAACCATACCTACATATCACTTCATACATTTTTAGGATTATCCGAAGATGATGCTCCGTCCAGGGACGTTCATAGACCTTCAGTGGTACCGGAGTACTGAAGCCAGAGATATCATCTCCTGCATCAGTCATAGAAACTTGCAGAAGCGAAAGGTTTTTGGTGCGTATTCGTAAGGCcaatgaaatttgtttttttggtgCTGATCAGGAACTAAGTGAAAACAACTGTGTCTGTCTTCTCTAGTCTAAGGTCTCTGGTTCAATTCTTGGCCAGTCATCGGTCTACTCGGATAGATTTTACTGACAAGGAACCGCAGTGGTGTAGTAGCTTGGACTCGCgactagcggtcaagaggtcccgggttcgatccgcactgtcggcgtgagactgtaggcaggtctctctgtcttacttgcctctctgcacccagatgtataaatgggtaccagtcagaaatgctcagattgtagtgctggttgagcagctcatctgaggtctactgaaaggtttcaggacagactggggttaaagtgtcaagtcggatgacaacctatatcgtagttgatatcagactataaacccaaaacgTTAACTTTTAACTTTATTGTGAGGGTGACGCTCTAtaacagcgtaggtttcctcctacagaaAAAAATGCCCAAATATTGTCTGAATAGCCAATGATTAGCTTGAAGTTCATGTGCTCTGAACTCAATATAGATAGAAAATAAAGGGTACTATAAATTCAGGTCAGAAAACTTCACATGTTTCAGGTCTTCTAGAGAAGCCAAGTGTGCCACTGGCAAGCAGTCTTGAGGAGTATAAATACAAGATTCTAATCTATGGGAAGACTGGTGTCGGCAAGACGAGCACTGTTGCCAAACTATCTGGAAATGACATTCCAAGTTCTCACTGCGAAACACCAGGTCAGTTTACTACTGAACTTGCTCTTAGTTGGTATGGGCCATGGGGTTTTGaatttgtgacaacatttcggAAGCAGAGTAAAATGCGCTTGTCATGATAAATAAGTAAGGTGcagccaaaaaacgtctcaggaggggtcatatatcctttttaagaaaaaaaaaattttagaatttttttttttttttttaaatacatttttttgctccccctcaaatttaatcctggcggaaaccctgagcAGTGCTTACTTCACATAAGATCAAAGTTCCTGCAAAAATAGTTGCACAGATATATGTTCTAAGGATTCGCTCCCGAATATCAGGAATAATATGACATCAAATGTCGGTATCGTTTTTACAGATTTTGAAACCTGGGTTGCCCCGGCGAGAGAGACTCCTCAGTCACTCTAAAATGTGGATCTGAACTTTCTTTTCAAATTGTGTTGCTTTCTTCGCAGGAATACAAGTGACGGAGATCTACTGGCCGGCAAAAGTTGTCGAATACAACAAGGTTGTCATGTTCGAACTAGAAATATGGGACGCTGGTGAAAATTCTATGAAGAAATTTGACCATATTTTACCTGTAAGTTCTAAATGGTTTTATTTGATTGCTGAGACTAGCTACAAGTAAGACTACAGAAAGTTTCTTCAAACAGTAATCCACCTTAATCCACCAGAACAAATGGTAAAAACCTGGGACAAAAGTGCACCTTGCCGCGTGATGCTATGGAACAGTGATGACACAGACAGGTCATTAACCGTTATCAGTATTTAAAGGCCAATGCATGTTGTCCCAATTTAAAATGTTTCcaatgtttttcattttcaggcatTGAAAGAGAAAGCTGATGGCATTCTCTTCCTCTTCTCCTGCACAGACAAGTCCAGCTTCCAAGATCTACCACAGTATATGTCCAAGATACAGGATTCGGATGATAACCTTTGTAAATTGGTGCTCGGTACTAAGTATCCTTTTCAAAAGAAACTGATGGGGTTGCATTTGTATAGTatccccaggtatatggcacggcttaacccgccggccatgagggaattcctttatggcccagtggttggtgcgttggccccagagtggaagttaagcaacgttgggCGCGGTCAActtttggatcggtgaccgccGCGTACAATACAGCATTCTTGAGCTTTCAGGctggagaaaatcatctcggGCGTTCTTATGACTCGGATCTGCCCTTCATGCAGTTTTCTCATTGTACCTACACCAGTCACAGTCTTGTTATTTTCAGCTCACATGGATGAACTTATGTCGTCAGGTTCTGTCCTTGTCATCttccgtccgtccgtccatccatcgTCTGTCTGTCAATTACAGTGGTGACACGTTTACTcaccaataataataataataataatttattgtaaaaaacctccaaataaggagcagacaacacaaatatgcaataaaaatcatacacagagaacgaataaaaaagcgatcaaaagagtgaaagtaaaagcttcaatagtttatggcttttccggtttagattggcacataaggtttttaccgaatcgacaattccattttcctccctggtgatacgtctaggcctacatgttggatttacaaacaggacattGGCGGCAGAGAGGCCCGATGAACTAAACACTCGGTTACACAGGGTTCCCTTAATTTTTCTTGTGCCAATGACGACGTCTCGTGCTTTACAATCGATGGAGAGAATCCTTCTT
The sequence above is a segment of the Lineus longissimus chromosome 12, tnLinLong1.2, whole genome shotgun sequence genome. Coding sequences within it:
- the LOC135496864 gene encoding lysosomal amino acid transporter 1-like, which produces MPALRKLLHAGHDDDDEAFEPSHYDLTAPGCTGGDPWIWQHLQQCVEGPQQLLGFIMGMLAIAVWIVIHVILLRLRHEQYTSKKAWFSALVLLHFTAPDCLSLLGAILAKQLSSQIILASYLVLADIAFWIYFALVKIYQNGGWCFQRCKGNKYNYFEKDRNMNNLVFVTPFVISFMYLGSWFHWSKQWTPLGSSKIGTGLPMMTHRTRVLLHADHGGPDIEIEVDFMRELLPKIGYGLGVAAILFTWSALLHQSQWVFQEKKVPKAHIVINMLMILADVLYLISIFMQSVETGFILQTLPWTMTRMGTIGLNVGILFQAYLNITQRLAGHEINNDVAMILRSNEMEDMVETEEDEGSGEDCPLLEVPKKNKYIRKMRRMARQMEKQEKGQSSEDELFSDDENKKTVIPHSDIELELDLTDETLQYELSNEEVYNILAAEDRQETTLPGQHSTHAVLPIGSPGEDSNEENETVIYFHEKTETLARADDEASDSLVKTGSKDYHQTVFLTDESLLNSPGYAVPEK
- the LOC135497280 gene encoding ciliogenesis and planar polarity effector 2-like isoform X1; translated protein: MAARMDYPKMMLRPGTFIDLQWYRSTEARDIISCISHRNLQKRKVFGLLEKPSVPLASSLEEYKYKILIYGKTGVGKTSTVAKLSGNDIPSSHCETPGIQVTEIYWPAKVVEYNKVVMFELEIWDAGENSMKKFDHILPALKEKADGILFLFSCTDKSSFQDLPQYMSKIQDSDDNLCKLVLGTKFDLHAQSEITLRDIREFESLYHLPILRIKNIPLYHPSESRSEISEVAPILNMICECLWQRDLMLAGKLTNFQEDGQQMSYV
- the LOC135497280 gene encoding ciliogenesis and planar polarity effector 2-like isoform X2, with product MMLRPGTFIDLQWYRSTEARDIISCISHRNLQKRKVFGLLEKPSVPLASSLEEYKYKILIYGKTGVGKTSTVAKLSGNDIPSSHCETPGIQVTEIYWPAKVVEYNKVVMFELEIWDAGENSMKKFDHILPALKEKADGILFLFSCTDKSSFQDLPQYMSKIQDSDDNLCKLVLGTKFDLHAQSEITLRDIREFESLYHLPILRIKNIPLYHPSESRSEISEVAPILNMICECLWQRDLMLAGKLTNFQEDGQQMSYV